The Miscanthus floridulus cultivar M001 chromosome 6, ASM1932011v1, whole genome shotgun sequence genomic interval acgaagacgacgacgatggcgtCGTCTGCCTCCTTGCTCCAAGCTTCCACGGCCTTCGCTCCAGTCTTCTCCCCGCTCCCGTCCCGACTCCAGCCCGCGCCGCGGCTGCATCTCCGCGGCTCCCCCAACCGTCGCCGCGGCGTCTCACTCGCTGCTTCCTCCGCCGCGTCCCCGGAAGTCGAGAAAGAGTCGTCCCCCTCGTCCTCGCCGCAGGAACCTCTGTCGGTGAGTACCCACGGGGTTGTGTAGCTGCTGGCGCCTATAATTTGGTGCTCATCTGTTTTCCACTCTGTGGTTGCGCGATGTAGCCATGGCCCAAGCGTTTCCTTAACTTTATTTTGCTGTCCTGCGCTTAAATTTCTAACGTTTTTACCCTACCTTGTGTTAATGAATTGCTTCGGTGCAGTCTCAGTGACAAAGGTGCAAACTGTCAGCATTCTCTTGGACTCTTGGCACTACTTGTCTTTCACATTTTTTTGAACTTTAGTTTTACTTTTTGCCATTGAATCTGTGGTCTCTatcagaaagaaagaaagaaaaaatccAACTTGCTTGAATAATGAAATTTCCTACGCTAGTTAAATTCACATGGAAAATGTGCATGGTTAATTTCTTGAAACATAGCATTTAGGCATTTAGCCATTAATGCCACTGCCTCATAATTTCTTGAAAGTTTCATAGTTCTTTACAAGGTGCCCTGTTATGCAACTAGTAAAAACCATTTTCTTGATGTGGGTTTAGAGTAGGCTGTCGCGGACAGTGTGAAGGTGCTCAAGGAGGCAGCCAAGACAAGGAAAGTACCTACGCCGGAAATTCTCTCGGCACTGTCCAAGATCAAGAAGGCGAAACTCGACACATCGACATTCTTTGAGACACTTGGTGGTACTGAGTCTCCAGGCAGGACATGGATGCTTATCTTCACTGCAAAGGTGAAGACCCATACGTTTAATGGGTCATGGATTAAGTTCTATGGTTTGCTGCTTGATTGATTGATTTAATGTTTGTATATATAGGGTCGGCTGGATAAAGGACAGTATTTTCCAGTGACTGCAGTCCAGCGCTTCGATGCTGCGGTGAGCTTCTCATGGCAGCTCCTCATGATGATGCTATGATATGATAGCTCTGATGATCAGTGGTACCTGAATAATCAAGTACTTGAATTGCCATGTTAATAGTTTGTTTATTTGTTGTCTGTTCAAAGTTCAAACAGTTTCTTATCTGCCACTGTAAAGTTCTTTCTGCTGAACAATGCAAGAAATCCATGTAGACATCTTTTTTTTATAGTCATCATATGTTCACATTTCTCTCTAAAGTAAGCACTGTTCAACACATGACCACCATTGCGCAATATGCCCAGTTGAGGTCAAGCAGTACCAATATAGTGATGCCCTGCAGCATGATATCCTGAGCCCTGAGGCATGAAAGAACGTGTTTCCAACTGCAACAAACATTTTTGCTAAACCAACGTAGCTCTATGTGCCTTAAATATGAAATTTGCAAATTCGTACACTGTTAGTCCACTATAGGTTTTCTTGGTTGCACCTTACAAACATGTGCTGATCTCTGATATATGACTGCTGTAATTATTATCTGCAGGGCAAACGGATTGAGAATGGCATATATTTGGGCCCTGTTGGGTGCTTAACGTTTGAAGGGAGGTTGTCATGGAAAAAGAAAATACTCGCATTCATCTTCGAGCGGGTTCGCATAAAGGTTGGACCATTGGGTCCCCTAGAAATCGGCTTTGGAAGCAGCAATGATGATAGGGAACCCAGCATAAAGGACCCGTTCTTTGtttggttttatgttgatgagGAAATCGCTGTTGCGCAAGGCAGAGGCGGTGGAGTAGCTTACTGGTGCAGATGTCAGCGTGTCCCCTGAAGATTCAGACATTCAGTTCTCTTCAATAATCACTGTACAAGATCAGGACAATGTAGTCTCTAGTTTTTAGGGCTAATGTTCATCTTTGTATTATCTGCTTTGTCTCCAAAAACGAGAAAAGGCAAGGAGGTGTAAATAATGAAATACTATTAAAATGATACGCTTTTGTTTGTATAGCTTTACAGTTGAGGGTGTCTGTAATTAACTAGTACCTCTTCCATCCCAAAATAAGCGTATATCTCACTTATCGAGGAATTAAACTcttttaaatttgatcaaatatGATGTGTAATAAGCATTATCATATAGATCGAGTGGAatgtactttcataataaacataTTTAGAGATATAAGTACCGTACTATTTTTTGTATAACTAGTTAAACTTAAAAGAGTTTGACTCTTCGAGAAATGTAATGTGCGTGGCAATTATATGAGTTCTCTCTCTGAACTCCGCActattcacatgtttctattcagTGGAACATCAAAGTTCAAAAAGTTTCAACCTCCGCCACTGCTTGTTGTGTAATGGAGATAAGCTTCATGGAAGTTTGGTGGAAGGTGACTGACTGGAACTCTGGAAGGTGGAAGCTGTTAGCTCCTGGGATGTCTGTGGTTCGTCAAAGTTCGGGGCGTCTCCAGAACCAAGCGAGAAGCGAGAGAGACAGACACATGGTAATATAGGAGTAGCATTTTATAGAGAGGTACTACGCGTTAACCTTTCCCAAATTCCCAGTTTATTGGGGGCAATGGGCAGTCAAAGTCGCAAAGCCGTCAAAGCCAACCTGCTCCAGCAATAACCTTGCAAAATCCTTTTTATCTCCAGAACAGTTCAGAGACAAACAGAAAACTGGGCTAAGAACGAAGGCACCTCGAAACCAGGCCTGGCCATGATGAGACCATCTGACTGGCTGCGCCATTAAAAATTTTCCTAAACAGCACGTAATTGAGCGTGTGTTTAGTTTCacgaagttggaatttggggctactgtagcactttcatttttatttagcaattagtgttcaatcatggactaattaggctcaaaacgttcgtctcgcaatttcccaccaaactgtgcaattaattttttttcgtctacatttaatgctccatacacgggccgcaaacattcgatgtgataggtactgtatcactttttgagaatttagggtagaactaaacaaggcgtaGTATTCTTCCGTGTAGTTTCTGTCACCGTGGGCTATATATTGCCTGTCAGGCCTTGTTCATTTCTTCAGAATCATTCTCAGTCTTTCGAGCGTCTTGCGCGTTTGATTTGAACCACTTGGCGCTGCCTGACGGTACTCCTCACCCCAACCCGAACTTCCTTGTCACCGGCGGCGAGCGATCACTGCCAGTCTCCCATGTTAGAATCGAATGTGTACCTCtctgtgtgtaaccgtagatccggtAAGCCTCTCCTTGTCTTCTCGGTAGATGCACCGTAGCGGGTAGACGCCGGTGCCGCAGTGTAGAAGACGTCCAGCGCGGTGGCGGTGAAGTCCAGTGGCGCTGGTGGAGAGACGGCGGTGCGGTGGTGACCCTGCAGTGGGCCGACGGCGGTGGGGGGGGGCTTATCCCGTCGCTGGTAGCActtctttaggatcggattagggttttctctgtaggtgggtagCGGCACCGTTCAACCTCGTTCACTGAGCCTtgatccccaccttccttttatgtgtgctgtgcgacaggggcccaccaaccgtattagggttgggctcccctgaTCAGagagcagagacaagggcccaataggccgttgggtctattggtggagatcaactaacattcttccccttgatctcattccatctttcactttcatatcatttagttttgttcattccattacagattagctcatagagcatgtctcatcgtcacggtccattgccgatagacttaaccactacaactcactactctgttctgaaatagatacttatctttaggccttcttttgtccaggaattttaggcttttccttaaattcatgctagctacatgttctctgaacaccatgttctctgaacatgttgggtgataagccttttgtaagcggatccgcgagcatcttttttatacttatatgctcaagacttatgatttgatcccggactttatctttcacaacataatactctatttcaatgtgtttggcagcaccacttaacttatgttgtgagcatcatgtactgccagattataatcgcagtataactttagtggtctatagatgtcgtcaaccaccttcaaaccgggtatgaacttctttagtcagttcacctgcccgttgcctcataacacgctacaaactgtcatacattatggacgatgtagtgacagtttgctttgagcttttccataaaatagctcccctttgcgagatgatagaaaatccacgtctagatatatatattcactctcgcataatcagaatctgaatatcccactatgtggagtcaatcagatcttctatacatcatcatgaggcctttcattccttgcaaataacacaagactttctttatcaatttcaATATTTTGTTCCAGAATTGCTCTAGAATATGCCAAgtaaaaacccggtaacaaatgccaagtcagggtgcgtatatacttgagcatgttgcaagcttccgacagctgaagcatatggaaccactttcatttgattgagctcatattggttccagGGACATTGAAAattcccatatctgtcgcccttgactataggagtaggtgagggactacatttgtgcatactgaatttctttaagattctttctatgtatgttttttgtgacagtcctaatacccttttttcttctatctcgatgaatctcgatccctaaaacgaacgaggcttcaccaagatctttcatatcaaaattttgaggacaaaacttctttgccTCCAgttgtagactgacatcactactagcaagtaagatatcatccacatacaggacaagaaagataaacttcttattcttaaactttgtatagacacaattgtcctctacattctctttaaactcaaaattctttatttgctgatcaaacttcaagtaccactttctttaggcgacatctcattcgttcttttccttccatgacaaaatctTTCGGTTGTGCCACGTAAACATTTCTGTCCAAGTTTCCGTTGAGAAATGatgtctttacatccatatgatgtaattctaaatcgtaatgtgccactaatgccattatgattctgaaggaatctttacatgagactagagaaaaggtctcattgtaatcaatccattttctttgcataaagccttttgccataagtcgcgctttatatctctctatattcccttgagagtcaagttttgtcttgtagacccatttacagcctactgttttagctcctttaggaattatatcCAAATCtcaaactttattgacattcattgatttcatttcatcttctatggcctcaagccactttgatgaatgatcacttctcatggcttcttcaaatgaggtgggatcatcctccatttgaaattccttagtgttgtacacttcataatcagcaggaatagttgattttctaactctttaagACCTTTTAGGGGCCTTCACTTTTGGCACATCTTTTATTTGAGGCTGCTGTTGCTCcctctcatgtgtggcaataggttctatatgaTCCTGAAGAAcaagttcctcatcgtcattcattgttgccacaggtgggataacgaTAGGTGCTGTCACcatagtatctagcactgtcggtgtagctatagcaggtagtgagaaaaatagctcatgaatcattggagtgggcgcttatgcctgcttcacttcaaggtcaatttctcgagctaccatgctcccccttatcaattcgtcctctaggaagacagcgtgtctcgtttccacaaactttgtatgtctctctggacagtggaaaacgaaaaccttttaacttttttgggtagccaaacaaatggcaacttactgttttgggatctaacttcccaatgtttgggttaaatactttagcctcagcagggctcccccacacacacgcaagtggtttagtgagggtactctttctgtccacaactcatacggtgttttgggcatcgactttcttgatactctattgagaatatgaatgacggttttaACGCCTCTattcacaggctcaactgtaaggtggagtaagttatcatactacgcaccatatccattcaTTGtgcgattgcgtctttcagctactccattctactgaggttcgcccggtatagaatactgggctactttgccattctcctgtaagaaccctgCATAAGGTCTAGAAACTTGgctatatggggtatgccgaccatagtactcccccacggtcagacctgactatctttatctttaatatcttaaatttatccaatgcttctgttctttctttaattggataaatatagccataataggagtaatcatctgtggatgttatgaacgaatcattaccatccacactctttataggaaactgaccatagatgtctatgtgaataatctataaaattcctgcgcttcgtttgtcatctatcttacttttctttatatactttccttttatgcattctctgtattgttttaaatctgagagctctaatggaggaagaatatcattcttaacttgtctttctattctccccctcgaaatatggcctaaacgacagtgccataatttcgacgacgcatcgtgagctctcttatgccaccatttccagagtgactctctgtcaccagccgctttatcagctgggtagcatatgtctttgaagagccagtgaactgactttttattctatcgaggtattcggtgaccgtgtcacactctgggattaagcccataattgcaggctcaatcgtgttctttatcacaaccaaatatttcttgttgatagtgacccactttctatgctcaaaagtcataggacatcttttgggattcaaaatctctttctttagttgcccaagtggcatcattctcttttgtctccctcaccggtgccacaaactcagtggaacacggtgaggtgactacctagtccaccttagacaagatgaaaatagatcaaaacttttcttaacataaaataacaccatttgaatgccttgattccaacgttggtcaaaattaaaacatacaattattcttatacactaattctacatcaccgttgggcagaaatagaattaatacataaatctttaactttcacaactgttcttacacactaattctacatcaccgttgggcagaagtagaattaatgcataaatcattaaaatcatcaacttttcttatacactaattctacatcaccgttgggcagaaatagaattaatgcataaatcagtAAAAGtgcgatattgttattaacaacgttggtcagaaaataacaacatcataatcatgtcaaatttctttttctccaattaaataccatattggttcaaaataactggagaatcaacattttctttagcagtggaaaaactttctttttctccaattaaatatcacgttggtacaaattaactggagaataaacaatttctttatatgtggaaaactttctttttcttgaattttacccactgggaaaaattgtttttttttctattttctttaatcccttaatcaatttctaggaaataaacatttactggaaaaactttctttttctccggTTAAATATCACGTCGATTTAAAATCACcggagaatatactttttctttagcagcggaaaacatatactcaatttcttgaattttacccatgggaaaattctcttttctctatttcttttgagccattttccatttttcaatttattgaaaaagaaaaacagaaaatgTGGGCTCATTCTGCTTCTCTCGGCCCAAAAACCGGCAAAAGCCAGCTCGGCCCAGCTCACCGCGCGCGcgtaggccgcacccaggccgcaacctgggcctgggccggcaaagcgcgCTGCCGCGTGCTCTCGCCTGGGCTGCGAGTCGGCCCGATCATTTGTAGTCGTTCGATCTGATCGACGGCTTGCCCGCGCGTTTCGGGAGGTCAAAAACCCGCCGCGGCTATGAGTCCCAAAAACCCTAGGTCATTTGAtccttcgctctctctctctctttgctctctctctttctttctctcgcgcCGTTCTATCTTTCTCAGCGCAAGGACAGCAGCCACCGAGAGCGAGacggcgagcgagcggacggtGGAGCAAGGCATGgcaccgtcgccggccccctcgccggcacacgtgctccccaacgggtgagcacgcggccgtcgagcggcctagctGTGGTGCCCCCGttgccgagcccggcgagcagctGCCCCGGTTCGGCCCTTCTCCCACGCCGGCGAAGGTGGGTCCGTCCCCCTTTTCCCTTCTTCCACGTCCCTTCTCTCTTCTGGGATTAACCCGTGGTGGGGATGGGGtcaaaattagggttagggtttcattttTCGATTCGATTTTGCTGATTCGGTTTTctgttcttttgatttcttttcttttcgttcatccgaatgggtTCCCTTCCCATCCGAATCGGTTCCTTTCCCCTTCTCCCTTTCTCCTttcccatccccttcttcttttcGATTTGGACTGTGTTCTTCTCTTTTTCGAACCAGTGGATGGGAAAAagggtttagatctagggttagggttcggaaaACGACCTACCCCTTTTCCCTTTCTCTGATTTGAGTTttcttttctcttatctgaacTGATGTAGGGAATTAGGGTTTGGATCTAGGGTtccttttcttcttccccttcggaTCTGAGCGGGTCTAAGCCGAATcccatttctttcttttcttttcgcttgttcacccgaaaaggggatctagggttagggtttggttttcttttgatttctttttcttttcttatttgtaCCGAATCCCTCTTTTCCCCTTCCTTTACTTCTTCTCTGATCCAAACACGAATCTGTTCTTTCTTGTCGTGTCAGTGCGGCACTTTTCccacgcggtggcggtggcgaccGGTAGACAGTGACTTCCGCCACcccggtcactctttctttcttcttttacccgattagggttagggttacacaaaGGCAACCtgtctctgataccattgttagaatcgaatgtgtacctctctgtgtgtaaccgtagatctGGTAAGCCTCTCCTTGTCTTCTCGGTAGATGCACCGTAGCGGGTAGACGCCGGTGCCGCAGTGTAGAAGACGTCCAGCGTGGTGGTGGTGAAGTCTAGTGGCGCTGGTGGAGAGACGGCGGTGCGGTGGTGACCCTGCAGTGGGCAGACAGCGGTGGGGGGGggctcatcccgtcgctggcagcacttctttaggatcggattagggttttctctgtaggtgggtagcggctccgttcaacctcgttcaccgagccttgatccccaccttccttttatgtgtgttgtacgacaggggcccaccaactgtattagggttgggctcccccgatcagggagcagagacaagggcccaataggctgttggatctattggtggagatcaactaacatcccACTCTCCCACCACCGCCTCCACGGAAACATGGGCAGGAGGCTGCACCGGCGAGGCCTGCGGGCCCCACCAGGCTTGTCTACTTCGATGATATGGGAGTGCTCCGCTACTCCGCCACTGTCCTCTCCGTCCACCAGGTTTTTCCTTCCCTCCTTTCCTTGTCCGCCGTAGCCATAGGCGCGAAACCCTAGGCTGGACCCGGCCTAAGCTAAGCTCCGGGTGTCTGCAGGAGGACGGCGGGCGGGTAGCGGTGGTGCTGGACGCCATAGTCTTCCATCCGCAGGGCGGCGGCGAACCGGCGGACACGGGCTTCATCTCCGCCGGCGGAGCCAGGTTCCTCGTTGAGGATGCGCGGGCGAAGGACGGAGTGGTGAGGATCCGGGTTTTTTCGTTATCCGCAACAAAAGCTGCAAACTTGTTCATGAACCATGAGGTTGTCACAGGAGTTCTGTTTTTTCTTTTACTTGCCATGCCTctctcatcttgtgattggcaccCAGGTTTTCCACTGTGGAAGATTTGAGGGCACGGAACAAGGATGTGGGATTGGATTTAAAGAGGGGGAAACCGTTAGCTTGGAGGTCGACGCAGTTAAAACAGAGGTTCCTGCGGCGTTAAAACAAACTGCtggcatttcatttcattttaGCATTTACCAGTTTTGTTGGATTCCAGTTGTTGATCAGACAACTGTTTTGTGTCTCTGTTCTTTGTAGAGCGTTTGTTGAGTATAAGGGAGTAATTCCTCCAGATCAAATACCGGTTAAGAAAAATGAACTGGAAAGGGAAGCCAATATGCTAATTTCAGAAGGAGCGAAGGTGGATAAACAAGCTGAATATGTCGAAGTGCATATCATCCATTCTGTCATCTTTAAGTGTTCACCCTTTTTGCAGGTCTTAGCTTCTGTTTTTCCTTATGAGGAGGCAGCGATATTATGCGGAGGTTCTCTGCCTAGCTACATTTCAAAGGTTAGTCCTGTAGACTTCTTAGATGCATTATCTTTTCTTGGTGCCGTTTAGTTgtacttcattttgcaaaaaaattcaagatttcccgtcacatcgaatctttggacgcatgcatgaagcattaaatataaataaaaaataaaactaattacacagtttagacgaaattcacgagacgaatcttttaaacctaattagactatgattggacactaattgtcaaataacaacgaaagtgctacggtaccatttcccaaaaaatttcgtcaactaaacaaggccttgtacTAAATGTACACTCCACCAGCATCATTGATTGTATACATTTGAAAGAAATGTACATTCCACCAGCATCATTGATCGTATACATTTGAATGACTTTTTATTAAATATCATTCCAGTTTACTTCCTACTCAAGGATTGCAGAAACATTTCTTATCTCTTGATTTATTGACATCATCACTGTATGATACTCCCCGCGATTCAAAATACATGTTTTAGAGTTGTGCACAGATATTAAGAAAGTGGATGAAATGAACTTATTCGTCTTCATTTATGCCAAAATGGAAAGAGATATTCATTTATTTGTGAGAGTGGTAATATTTATTTAGCAAGGGCAAGAAAGGAAGTAATAAAGAGCAAAAGGTGCCTAGAAGTTCTAGGACGACATGTACTTTGAAAGAAATTGAGAAGGCTAAAACAACAGTTATTTTGAATCAGAGGGAGTATATGTGCGTTTGCATCTGAGAAATGCGTAAGGTTGCATTTCTATGTGCAAGTATGTCTTGAATTATCATTGTAATCAAGCATCAATAGTTAGATTTTAATCCGAAATATTCTAGTGTAGATGTCTATTTTTCAAAGTTTTGTGTTTCTCATTAACATTGTTCGTGACCTTATGTTTTCATGGCAGGATAGCACTCCTCGCATTGTGAAGTTGGGGGATAATCCTGGTGGTCCTTGTGGTGGTACTCATGTTGCCGACATTTCAATCATCAATAGCCTAAAggtaattattattatttttatgccACGCTAGTATTCTCACAGTTAGATTTCCGAGGCCTGTCAAAATTTCCTACAGAATTATCCACTAGCCTTAGAAACTGGGGCATGGGCTGAAGGATAGCTTCCATCACGAAATTTGGAAGTAGAATGGCTTTTGTGAATGAATCCTAACAATGATATTCGATGCAAATGATATTTTGAGTGGAGGGCACTGTAGTTGGACATTTGGGTGTTTCTAGTAAGCCAACAATGTACAGCGCGTCCTGCTAGTGCATTCATGACCCTCCTATGATtcgctgtcacacccaattttaaggatagaaTAAAGTGCAAAATCTTacgtgcgcccagagatcagtcacacacataagctgtcaaattatgaatagtatcatcacaagtattTATTaaatcacgaataagacagagttatcacataaatgtagcggaaataataaaagatctctcgcggaagctctatttcacagggacgtcgaccagttgaccacaagtctagtagtcctcaagaAAATCATCATATACAAAGTCATCTGTTATCCATtcggaatttttatccaaataatgaaaataaacaagcgtaagtacatgtcgtactcaacaagtgtaacacggggttcatgaggctcaaaagacttgTCTCAGGCttaacaacatttagcttttagttgtcacaattttagcttaagagtagcaacaagttgtttcaattctcaatgcaaaacacatgatcaaatgtaaacatgaataatgaatagcataaacaagtaatacttagtgttcatctattccataaatgttccaaggccacttgtgaccgtgagcacagctgatataccggttttacactctacagaggttgtacactttcactgtgagtcgtgatttatcctttcgcccgaggtagctaatctcttgacccacttccgaGGAAGGTCGgtaaggttcactatgaagccttttaaaggttcgtctaacaagatAGGAcaattagattcactcgacaaacagatgtagagcctccCTTCCCAAtagcacaatgacgcgcagcctatacacaaggggacagatgcCGCACTATACCCAAAAACGTATTTTCAATTTAAATGAacaaaaatacgctttcaaaaatAGAAAACAGAATCTCAAAACGCGCTTTGGACTATGGGTTAAACCTGAAATAATTGTAAGGACTCATATGCAAAATTCCGATCGAAGGGGTATCCTTTATTCTGAGCCGCCGGATTAGATCTGAACGGCTGGGATTCAATCTTGTGA includes:
- the LOC136461875 gene encoding uncharacterized protein, yielding MASSASLLQASTAFAPVFSPLPSRLQPAPRLHLRGSPNRRRGVSLAASSAASPEVEKESSPSSSPQEPLSAVADSVKVLKEAAKTRKVPTPEILSALSKIKKAKLDTSTFFETLGGTESPGRTWMLIFTAKGRLDKGQYFPVTAVQRFDAAGKRIENGIYLGPVGCLTFEGRLSWKKKILAFIFERVRIKVGPLGPLEIGFGSSNDDREPSIKDPFFVWFYVDEEIAVAQGRGGGVAYWCRCQRVP
- the LOC136457876 gene encoding uncharacterized protein, with the protein product MRGRRTEWFSTVEDLRARNKDVGLDLKRGKPLAWRSTQLKQRAFVEYKGVIPPDQIPVKKNELEREANMLISEGAKVLASVFPYEEAAILCGGSLPSYISKDSTPRIVKLGDNPGGPCGGTHVADISIINSLKVANIRVKKGLTKVSYSISP